A window from Dunckerocampus dactyliophorus isolate RoL2022-P2 chromosome 15, RoL_Ddac_1.1, whole genome shotgun sequence encodes these proteins:
- the tmpoa gene encoding thymopoietin a gives MPEFMDDPSQLTKDKLKSELLAHNVELPSGNHTKDVYVQLYLKNLTAQNKQHAAATTLDAFSSDEELPPPVVSNRSRSSGKKAPRKTDKVLPIELDVTTLTDEVLREELLKHGVHAGPIVASTRQLYEKKLQKVLDDSPAQATITKIVVTEIQVNHNGNSESELYSDKEDDVIAEPEPEPVPVVEKPVRSRGKTPVTTRTRSSQHKAVEKIAASDETPKAVEKDVLKELYPNDVNSPLGITATCRRPIRGAAGRPVTSLDLWNDENSYFSPKPARSISNSTSSSYIESRIINRVNSPPTFSPPTFKSLPSTAKLLSATPPAGPTKVARPGMSWWKKVLLMAIGAAFLFFVYQAMETNTINPFSAENSEVVSGSKA, from the exons ATGCCGGAGTTCATGGACGACCCGTCGCAGCTCACCAAGGATAAACTGAAGAGTGAGCTGCTGGCCCACAACGTGGAGCTACCCAGCGGCAACCACACTAAAGACGTGTACGTGCAGCTTTATTTGAAGAACTTGACCGCCCAGAACAAGCAGCACGCGGCGGCCACTACTTTGGACGCGTTCTCCAGCGACGAGGAGCTGCCCCCGCCCGTTGTCTCCAACAGAAGTAGATCCTCCGGCAAA AAAGCCCCCCGGAAAACTGACAAGGTCCTGCCGATTGAGCTGGACGTGACTACGCTGACTGACGAAGTTCTGAGGGAGGAACTGCTCAAACATGGAGTGCATGCTGGCCCGATTGTAG CATCCACTCGTCAGCTGTACGAGAAGAAGCTGCAGAAGGTCCTTGATGACAGTCCTGCGCAGGCAACAATAACAAAGATAGTGGTCACAGAGATCCAAGTCAACCACAATGGCAACTCTGAATCAGAACTCTACAGTGACAAGGAGGATG ATGTGATAGCAGAACCTGAGCCAGAACCAGTTCCCGTGGTGGAGAAGCCTGTTAGAAGCAGAGGGAAGACTCCAGTCACAACCCGTACCCGCAGCAGCCAGCACAAGGCG GTGGAGAAGATAGCAGCCAGTGACGAAACCCCCAAAGCGGTCGAGAAGGATGTTCTGAAGGAGCTGTATCCCAATGATGTCAACAGTCCACTAGGAATCAC ggcgacttgcagacgacctatCCGTGGAGCTGCCGGACGCCCCGTGACCTCCCTTGATCTCTGGAATGATGAAAACTCCTACTTTTCTCCCAAACCTGCCAGAAGCATCAGCAACTCCACCTCTTCCTCCTACATAGAGAGCCGCATTATCAACAGAGTCAACAGCCCTCCAACTTTCTCCCCCCCCACTTTCAAGTCCTTGCCAAGCACCGCCAAGCTCCTGTCTGCGACGCCCCCTGCTGGTCCAACCAAAGTAGCACGCCCGGGCATGTCTTGGTGGAAAAAGGTGCTCCTAATGGCCATAGGGGCTGCGTTCCTGTTCTTTGTTTACCAAGCAATGGAAACAAACACCATCAACCCGTTTTCAGCAGAAAACTCAGAGGTGGTGAGTGGGAGCAAAGCATAA